The following coding sequences are from one Ammospiza caudacuta isolate bAmmCau1 chromosome 10, bAmmCau1.pri, whole genome shotgun sequence window:
- the SAXO2 gene encoding stabilizer of axonemal microtubules 2, giving the protein MGPPRCICEICSCGRHRCCHKPTKIYDDGAKPSHKTEYVENYPGYGNVCPPESCKPKPELQEDKARMDGTTTFKSDYLPYEIVTRPFRQQEQYRPKSGKIDLGTIYQRDYNPHKVGPVTLARPRERKHTSDAKVDTVPTYRDHYRLWKSQRTEPCKVERDYEPPSERFGNPSTFQDDYIPKQPNPPASCKPCDTKLPEGPFDGNTIHRTAYIAHELEPLFVRPREEYKPSDQPFEDLTTHQRDFKGMPGEQAKSCKPEGQKHGSDDPFKGTTEFQDRYQPYSVTAPEFHKPREYVPPTDKMDLKSSNRLDYIKHKVAPRAPMKPAPGRKTTGPFQGKTTTKEDYQPWRVPPRGPIKKEEEIQKPTGKFASLTTFRSHYVPHQANPPQSFKPVEVVPTGVPFKDETLYRTEYTPKKPEVCPGLNPDAVGYVYVNTDSEGHRFYRRLSPEPSAGSSPVPEEVPAVS; this is encoded by the exons ATGGGGCCGCCGCGCTGCATCTGCGAGATCTGCTCCTGCGG ACGCCACCGCTGCTGCCACAAACCCACAAAGATTTATGATGATGGAGCGAAACCGAGCCACAAAACTGAGTATGTGGAGAACTACCCTGGCTATGGCAATGTCTGCCCTCCTGAGAGCTGCAAGCCAAAGCCAGAGCTCCAAGAGGATAAGGCAAGAATGGATGGCACCACAACGTTcaa GTCTGATTATTTACCATATGAAATTGTTACGAGACCTTTTCGGCAGCAAGAACAATATAGACCAAAGTCAGGGAAGATTGACCTGGGAACCATTTACCAGAGAGATTACAATCCTCATAAAGTAGGACCAGTGACATTAGCAAGGCCTCGAGAGAGGAAACACACTTCAGATGCCAAAGTGGATACTGTCCCAACCTATCGAG ATCACTACAGGTTATGGAAAAGTCAAAGAACAGAACCCTGTAAGGTGGAGCGTGACTACGAGCCACCTTCGGAGAGGTTTGGAAATCCTTCCACGTTTCAAGATGACTACATCCCCAAGCAGCCCAATCCCCCTGCAAGCTGCAAACCCTGTGACACCAAGCTGCCAGAGGGGCCTTTTGATGGCAACACCATCCATCGCACGGCCTACATCGCCCATGAGTTGGAGCCCTTGTTTGTCAGGCCAAGGGAAGAGTACAAGCCAAGTGACCAACCCTTTGAAGATCTCACAACCCACCAGAGAGATTTTAAAGGGATGCCTGGGGAACAAGCAAAAAGCTGCAAGCCTGAAGGTCAAAAACATGGATCTGATGATCCTTTTAAAGGAACCACTGAATTCCAGGATCGCTATCAGCCGTATTCGGTCACCGCACCTGAGTTCCACAAACCAAGAGAGTACGTTCCACCCACAGACAAGATGGACCTCAAGTCCTCAAACCGTCTAGATTACATTAAACACAAGGTTGCTCCTAGAGCCCCCATGAAACCAGCTCCTGGAAGAAAAACCACTGGCCCTTTTCAAGGGAAGACTACTACAAAAGAAGACTATCAGCCTTGGAGAGTTCCTCCACGAGGACCTAttaagaaagaagaggaaattcAAAAGCCCACAGGAAAATTTGCTAGTTTAACCACATTCAGGTCCCATTACGTACCTCATCAGGCCAATCCGCCTCAAAGTTTCAAACCTGTAGAGGTTGTACCTACTGGAGTTCCTTTTAAGGATGAAACTTTGTACCGCACTGAATATACACCAAAGAAGCCCGAGGTCTGCCCAGGACTCAATCCAGATGCTGTGGGTTATGTTTATGTCAACACAGATTCTGAGGGTCACAGATTCTACCGCCGGCTGTCCCCAGAACCATCCGCAGGCAGCAGTCCTGTTCCAGAGGAAGTACCTGCAGTGTCATAA